The Malus domestica chromosome 13, GDT2T_hap1 genome includes a window with the following:
- the LOC103452686 gene encoding uncharacterized protein: MACYLFQQNGFSTSFSDSPPTHYALKIRSFSVLTKTSADEYESGEFEAGGYKWKLVLYPNGNKKKNVEDHISVYLEMVGADSLQTGYEVYVDFRFFLLDQNKGMFLVLQDANKKEKCFHAIMHSSGFDKLITLTSFTNPSNGYVIDDNCVIGAEVFVCKERRAGKGESISKIKDAVKCKHVWKVENFSKLGTDCCKSEPFTAGGRKWKISLHPKGNNLGKGTHISLYLELVDPEKLAGSKVYAEFSLLIVDRMYAKQEGQKANVWFSTSNSEWGWPKVISLATLNQAGNGFLVKDTCIVEAEVAVHGIVTAL; this comes from the exons ATGGCTTGTTATCTCTTTCAACAAAATG GGTTTTCGACATCATTTTCAGATTCACCTCCAACTCATTATGCTCTAAAAATCCGGTCGTTTTCAGTGCTAACCAAAACTTCAGCTGACGAATATGAGTCGGGAGAATTTGAAGCTGGAGGATACAAATG GAAACTAGTGCTCTACCCGAAtggaaacaagaagaaaaatgtgGAAGACCACATATCTGTTTACTTGGAAATGGTTGGAGCTGATTCACTTCAGACTGGATATGAAGTATATGTTGATTTCAGGTTCTTTTTGCTTGATCAGAATAAAGGCATGTTCCTGGTTCTTCAAG ATgccaataaaaaggaaaaatgtttccaTGCGATTATGCATTCTTCGGGATTTGATAAGCTTATCACTCTTACATCATTTACTAATCCTTCCAATGGATATGTCATTGATGATAATTGTGTGATTGGAGCTGAGGTCTTTGtttgtaaagaaagaagagctGGCAAAGGAGAGTCAATCTCGAAGATCAAGGATGCTGTTAAGTGCAAGCATGTTTGGAAGGTTGAGAACTTTTCAAAGTTAGGTACTGACTGCTGCAAATCAGAACCATTCACTGCTGGAGGACGGAAATG GAAGATAAGTCTCCATCCCAAGGGAAATAACCTTGGAAAGGGTACTCACATATCTCTTTACTTGGAATTGGTTGATCCTGAAAAACTTGCTGGTTCCAAAGTATATGCAGAGTTTTCCCTGCTCATTGTAGATCGAATGTATGCCAAACAAGAGGGCCAAAAAG CTAACGTCTGGTTCAGTACCTCAAATTCGGAGTGGGGCTGGCCTAAGGTCATTTCGCTGGCCACCTTGAATCAGGCAGGCAATGGGTTTTTAGTGAAGGATACTTGCATAGTGGAGGCAGAGGTTGCTGTCCATGGAATTGTAACTGCACTGTAG
- the LOC114820517 gene encoding uncharacterized protein isoform X1, translating into MDEAIVYSIERPNPSFIAMACYPFQQNGFSISYSDSAPTHYSLKIGSFSWLTKISVDKYESGEFEAGGYKWKLVLYPNGNKKKNVEGHISVYLEMVGADSLQTGFEVYVNFRFFLLDQNKGMFLVLQDANKKEKCFHGVMRYSGFDRLITLKSFTDASNGYVIDDSCVIGAEVFVCKERRARKGESISMVKVAVMCKHVWKVENFSKLGADPYKSEPFIARERNWKIVLYPKGHKKGKGTHISLFLELDDPEKLSGSKVFAEFSMRIVDQMHAKHECLKANNWFSTSTRDFGWPTFLKLDTFSQAGNGFLVKDACIVEADVTIRGTATAL; encoded by the exons ATGGATGAAGCTATTGTGTACAGTATTGAGAGACCAAATCCAAG TTTTATTGCCATGGCTTGTTATCCGTTTCAACAAAATG GGTTTTCGATATCATATTCAGATTCAGCTCCAACTCATTACTCTCTGAAAATCGGGTCATTTTCATGGCTAACCAAAATTTCAGTGGACAAATATGAGTCGGGAGAATTTGAAGCTGGAGGATACAAATG GAAACTAGTGCTCTACCCGAAtggaaacaagaagaaaaatgtgGAAGGCCACATCTCTGTTTACTTGGAAATGGTTGGAGCTGATTCACTTCAGACTGGATTCGAAGTATATGTTAATTTCAGGTTCTTTTTACTTGATCAGAATAAGGGAATGTTCCTGGTTCTTCAAG ATgccaataaaaaggaaaagtgtTTCCATGGGGTAATGCGTTATTCGGGATTTGATAGGCTTATCACTCTTAAATCGTTTACTGATGCTTCCAACGGATATGTCATTGATGATTCCTGTGTGATTGGAGCTGAGGTCTTTGtttgtaaagaaagaagagctCGCAAAGGAGAGTCAATATCGATGGTCAAGGTTGCTGTTATGTGCAAGCATGTTTGGAAGGTTGAGAACTTTTCAAAGTTAGGTGCTGACCCCTACAAATCAGAACCATTCATTGCCAGAGAACGGAATTG GAAGATAGTGCTCTATCCTAAGGGACATAAGAAAGGAAAGGGTACtcatatttctcttttcttggaATTGGATGATCCGGAAAAACTTTCTGGTTCCAAAGTATTTGCAGAGTTTTCCATGCGCATTGTAGATCAAATGCATGCCAAACATGAGTGCTTAAAAG CAAACAACTGGTTCAGTACCTCAACTCGGGATTTCGGTTGGCCTACCTTCCTTAAACTGGACACCTTCAGTCAGGCAGGTAATGGGTTTTTGGTGAAGGATGCTTGCATAGTAGAGGCCGATGTCACTATCCGTGGAACTGCAACAGCACTGTAG
- the LOC114820517 gene encoding uncharacterized protein isoform X2 → MACYPFQQNGFSISYSDSAPTHYSLKIGSFSWLTKISVDKYESGEFEAGGYKWKLVLYPNGNKKKNVEGHISVYLEMVGADSLQTGFEVYVNFRFFLLDQNKGMFLVLQDANKKEKCFHGVMRYSGFDRLITLKSFTDASNGYVIDDSCVIGAEVFVCKERRARKGESISMVKVAVMCKHVWKVENFSKLGADPYKSEPFIARERNWKIVLYPKGHKKGKGTHISLFLELDDPEKLSGSKVFAEFSMRIVDQMHAKHECLKANNWFSTSTRDFGWPTFLKLDTFSQAGNGFLVKDACIVEADVTIRGTATAL, encoded by the exons ATGGCTTGTTATCCGTTTCAACAAAATG GGTTTTCGATATCATATTCAGATTCAGCTCCAACTCATTACTCTCTGAAAATCGGGTCATTTTCATGGCTAACCAAAATTTCAGTGGACAAATATGAGTCGGGAGAATTTGAAGCTGGAGGATACAAATG GAAACTAGTGCTCTACCCGAAtggaaacaagaagaaaaatgtgGAAGGCCACATCTCTGTTTACTTGGAAATGGTTGGAGCTGATTCACTTCAGACTGGATTCGAAGTATATGTTAATTTCAGGTTCTTTTTACTTGATCAGAATAAGGGAATGTTCCTGGTTCTTCAAG ATgccaataaaaaggaaaagtgtTTCCATGGGGTAATGCGTTATTCGGGATTTGATAGGCTTATCACTCTTAAATCGTTTACTGATGCTTCCAACGGATATGTCATTGATGATTCCTGTGTGATTGGAGCTGAGGTCTTTGtttgtaaagaaagaagagctCGCAAAGGAGAGTCAATATCGATGGTCAAGGTTGCTGTTATGTGCAAGCATGTTTGGAAGGTTGAGAACTTTTCAAAGTTAGGTGCTGACCCCTACAAATCAGAACCATTCATTGCCAGAGAACGGAATTG GAAGATAGTGCTCTATCCTAAGGGACATAAGAAAGGAAAGGGTACtcatatttctcttttcttggaATTGGATGATCCGGAAAAACTTTCTGGTTCCAAAGTATTTGCAGAGTTTTCCATGCGCATTGTAGATCAAATGCATGCCAAACATGAGTGCTTAAAAG CAAACAACTGGTTCAGTACCTCAACTCGGGATTTCGGTTGGCCTACCTTCCTTAAACTGGACACCTTCAGTCAGGCAGGTAATGGGTTTTTGGTGAAGGATGCTTGCATAGTAGAGGCCGATGTCACTATCCGTGGAACTGCAACAGCACTGTAG